The genomic stretch CCTTGGCCATCCGCAAAGGCATTATTCTGCCGGATAGCGCTACGCAGGACGAAATTAGCCGGTATATTGACGCCGGCTGCCATGTCGAGTTGTTATCCGGCAGCAGTCATATGATGGCTTACGATAATCCTGACGGGCTGGCGAAGGCCATAACTCGTGTTATGCAGGCAATGTAAGCGCAGGGAATCATTGCCTTTCGGAGCGTTAAACAGCCGAATTAAGCCGTGTGTCATATCAACAGCATGAACCCGTCAGTCGCTCGCTCCGGGTTGCAGTAATTGTTCGTCTAAGCTGCGCACTAAAGCGTGTAGCGCAGCCTGGTAAGCCGTTAATTCAATAGGATATTCATTGTCGGTATCAGAGAAATTAACCTCTGATAGCTTGATTTCGATATTATCAGGAATAATTTTCATCTGTACCCCCAGTAATACTTGATGTAACTGTGCCGCCGCTTTTCCTCCCCCTCTGTTGGCATAACTAATCATGGCCGCAGGTTTGTCTTTCCATTCATGATATAAATGGTCAATGGCATTTTTTAATGCTGCCGGATACCCCCAG from Dickeya fangzhongdai encodes the following:
- a CDS encoding NADPH-dependent FMN reductase, which encodes MHIQIIIGSVRKGRIGPKIARWAKEVLDDIQGNKNEIIDLKEWYLPMDDEPNLPAEGVYVQEHTTLWSGKISEADAYIFIFPQYNWGYPAALKNAIDHLYHEWKDKPAAMISYANRGGGKAAAQLHQVLLGVQMKIIPDNIEIKLSEVNFSDTDNEYPIELTAYQAALHALVRSLDEQLLQPGASD